A window from Phalacrocorax aristotelis chromosome 5, bGulAri2.1, whole genome shotgun sequence encodes these proteins:
- the PPP6R3 gene encoding serine/threonine-protein phosphatase 6 regulatory subunit 3 isoform X8, with translation MFWKFDLHSSSHIDTLLEREDVTLKELMDEEDVLQECKAQNRKLIEFLLKSECLEDLVSFIIEEPPQDMDEKIRYKYPNISCELLTSDVSQINDRLGEEESLLMKLYSFLLNESPLNPLLASFFSKVLSILISRKPEQIVDFLKRKHDFVDLIIKHIGTSAIMDLLLRLLTCIEPPQPRQEVLNWLNEERIIQRLVEIVHPSQDEDRHSNASQSLCEIIRLSRDQMLQVQNSSEPDPLLASLEKQEIIEQLLSNIFHKEKNESAIVSAIQILLTLLETRRQTFEGHIEICPPGMSNSTYSVNKSVLEAIKARLSSFHELLLEPPKKSVMKTTWGVLDPPVGNTRLNVIRLISSLLQMNTSSVNQELIELNSIGVILDMFFKYTWNNFLHTQVEICIALILASPLESTENGTITDQDSTADNLLLKHLFLKCQLIERILEAWEMNEKKQAEGGRRHGYMGHLTRIANCIVHSTDKGPNSTLVQQLIKELPEEVRERWETFCTSSLGETNKRNTVDLVTTCHIHSSSDDEIDFKETGFSQDSSLQQAFSDYQMQQMTSNFIDQFGFNDEKFADQDDIGNVSFDRVSDINFTLNTNESGNIALFEACCKERIQQFDDGGSDEEDIWEEKHIAFTPESQRRSSSGSTDSEESTDSEEEDGTKQALFESHTNTEDKMEVDLSEPPNWSANFDVPMETAHGANLDSVGSDVWSTEEPMPAKETGWASFSEFTSLSSKDSLRSNSPVEMETNTDPIDPLSANVTALATQLETPGSVAMEASSDGEDDVENADKVTETVMNGSMKETLSLTVDAKTETAVFKRLCRYKEAWEEKRRTH, from the exons ATGTTTTGGAAATTTGATCTCCATTCGTCATCCCACATAGACACACTTCTAGAGAGAGAAGATGTAACACTGAAGGAATTGATGGATGAAGAGGATGTTCTGCAAGAGTGCAAGGCTCAGAATCGCAAACTTATAGagtttctgctgaagtcagaATGTTTGGAAGACTTAGTTTCATTTATTATCGAAGAGCCACCTCAAGATATGGATGAAAAGATTCGATATAA ATATCCAAACATATCGTGTGAGCTGCTTACATCAGATGTATCACAGATCAATgacaggctgggagaagaagaatCCTTACTTATGAAACTGTACAGCTTCCTCTTAAATGAatctcctctaaaccctttaCTGGCCAGTTTCTTCAGCAAGGTGCTAAGTATTCTCATAAGCAGAAAACCAGAACAG attgtggattttttaaagaggaaacaTGATTTTGTAGACCTCATTATTAAGCACATAGGGACCTCTGCTATCATGGACTTGTTGCTCAGGCTACTGACTTGCATAGAACCTCCACAGCCCCGGCAAGAAGTGTTAAAT TGGCTAAATGAGGAGAGAATTATCCAGCGGCTTGTGGAAATTGTACATCCATCTCAAGATGAAGAT AGGCATTCAAATGCATCACAGTCACTCTGTGAAATTATTCGTCTAAGCAGAGACCAGATGTTACAAGTACAGAACAGTTCAGAACCAGACCCACTGCTTGCAAGTCTAGAGAA ACAAGAAATCATAGAGCAGCTGCTGTCTAATAtctttcataaagaaaaaaatgaatctgCCATAGTCAGTGCAATCCAAATACTCTTGACCTTGCTTGAGACAAGACGACAGAC ATTTGAGGGCCATATAGAGATCTGTCCTCCAGGCATGAGCAATTCAACATATTCTGTCAACAAAAGTGTTTTAGAAGCCATAAAAGCACGCCTTTCATCCTTCCATGAACTCCTACTTGAGCCTCCAAAA aaaagtgtcATGAAGACAACCTGGGGTGTATTGGATCCACCTGTGGGAAACACACGTTTAAATGTGATTAGATTAATATCTAGCCTTTTACAGATGAATACAAGCAGTGTGAATCAGGAGCTTATAGAGCTTAACAGCATAGGAGTAATATTG gacATGTTCTTTAAATATACATGGAATAACTTTTTGCATACTCAAGTAGAAATTTGTATTGCATTGATTCTTGCAAGTCCTcttgaaagcacagaaaatggcACAATTACAGATCAGGATTCCACTGCGGACAATCTCTTATTGAAACAT CTCTTCCTTAAGTGCCAGTTAATAGAACGAATACTTGAAGCATGGGAGATGaatgagaagaaaca GGCTGAAGGAGGAAGGCGGCATGGCTATATGGGTCATCTTACAAGGATAGCAAACTGTATTGTGCATAGTACAGATAAGGGGCCAAACAGTACACTAGTCCAACAGCTCATTAAAG AGCTTCCAGAGGAGGTCAGAGAGCGATGGGAGACATTCTGCACAAGCTCTTTAGGAGAAACTAACAAGAGGAATACAGTGGACCTG GTTACTACCTGCCACATTCATTCTTCCAGTGATGATGAAATTGACTTTAAAGAAACAGGTTTCTCACAGGATTCTTCCTTGCAGCAG GCCTTTTCTGATTATCAGATGCAACAAATGACGTCCAATTTTATTGACCAGTTTGGCTTCAACGATGAGAAGTTCGCTGACCAAGATGACATCGGCAA TGTTTCTTTTGATCGGGTCTCAGACATCAACTTTACCCTCAATACAAATGAAAGT GGCAATATAGCCTTGTTTGAGGCATGCTGTAAGGAGCGGATACAGCAGTTTGATGATGGTGGCTCTGATGAAGAAGacatttgggaagaaaaacacattgcATTTACACCAGAGTCCCAGAGGCGTTCCAG TTCGGGCAGTACAGACAGTGAAGAAAGTACAGATTCTGAAGAGGAGGATGGAACAAAACAAGCGTTGTTTGAATCACACACCAATACAGAGGACAAAATGGAAGTAGACTTAAGTGAAC CACCAAACTGGTCAGCTAACTTTGATGTACCCATGGAGACTGCACATGGTGCCAATCTGGATTCTGTTGGGTCTGATGTGTGGAGTACGGAAGAACCTATGCCAGCAAAAGAAACTGGCTGGGCTTCATTTTCAGAGTTCACATCTTTGAG CTCAAAAGATTCCTTGAGAAGTAATTCTCCTGtggaaatggaaacaaacacaGACCCTATTGATCCCTTGAGTGCAAATGTAACTGCTCTTGCAACACAGCTAGAGA CCCCAGGAAGTGTTGCTATGGAGGCCAGCTCAGATGGAGAGGATGATGTAGAAAATGCAGACAAGGTAACTGAAACAGTAATGAATGGCAGCATGAAGGAGACACTGAGCCTTACTGTAGATGCTAAAACTGAAACAGCTGTTTTCAAAAG
- the PPP6R3 gene encoding serine/threonine-protein phosphatase 6 regulatory subunit 3 isoform X1: MLEYWLLIKTSMFWKFDLHSSSHIDTLLEREDVTLKELMDEEDVLQECKAQNRKLIEFLLKSECLEDLVSFIIEEPPQDMDEKIRYKYPNISCELLTSDVSQINDRLGEEESLLMKLYSFLLNESPLNPLLASFFSKVLSILISRKPEQIVDFLKRKHDFVDLIIKHIGTSAIMDLLLRLLTCIEPPQPRQEVLNWLNEERIIQRLVEIVHPSQDEDRHSNASQSLCEIIRLSRDQMLQVQNSSEPDPLLASLEKQEIIEQLLSNIFHKEKNESAIVSAIQILLTLLETRRQTFEGHIEICPPGMSNSTYSVNKSVLEAIKARLSSFHELLLEPPKKSVMKTTWGVLDPPVGNTRLNVIRLISSLLQMNTSSVNQELIELNSIGVILDMFFKYTWNNFLHTQVEICIALILASPLESTENGTITDQDSTADNLLLKHLFLKCQLIERILEAWEMNEKKQAEGGRRHGYMGHLTRIANCIVHSTDKGPNSTLVQQLIKELPEEVRERWETFCTSSLGETNKRNTVDLVTTCHIHSSSDDEIDFKETGFSQDSSLQQAFSDYQMQQMTSNFIDQFGFNDEKFADQDDIGNVSFDRVSDINFTLNTNESGNIALFEACCKERIQQFDDGGSDEEDIWEEKHIAFTPESQRRSSSGSTDSEESTDSEEEDGTKQALFESHTNTEDKMEVDLSEPPNWSANFDVPMETAHGANLDSVGSDVWSTEEPMPAKETGWASFSEFTSLSSKDSLRSNSPVEMETNTDPIDPLSANVTALATQLETPGSVAMEASSDGEDDVENADKVTETVMNGSMKETLSLTVDAKTETAVFKSEEGKLSTSQDASCKYVVEENTEVAEEAPSALQPTNSSPEQRTDQPTYLGEASVNGPV, encoded by the exons ATGTTAGAATATTGGCTATTGATAAAG ACCAGCATGTTTTGGAAATTTGATCTCCATTCGTCATCCCACATAGACACACTTCTAGAGAGAGAAGATGTAACACTGAAGGAATTGATGGATGAAGAGGATGTTCTGCAAGAGTGCAAGGCTCAGAATCGCAAACTTATAGagtttctgctgaagtcagaATGTTTGGAAGACTTAGTTTCATTTATTATCGAAGAGCCACCTCAAGATATGGATGAAAAGATTCGATATAA ATATCCAAACATATCGTGTGAGCTGCTTACATCAGATGTATCACAGATCAATgacaggctgggagaagaagaatCCTTACTTATGAAACTGTACAGCTTCCTCTTAAATGAatctcctctaaaccctttaCTGGCCAGTTTCTTCAGCAAGGTGCTAAGTATTCTCATAAGCAGAAAACCAGAACAG attgtggattttttaaagaggaaacaTGATTTTGTAGACCTCATTATTAAGCACATAGGGACCTCTGCTATCATGGACTTGTTGCTCAGGCTACTGACTTGCATAGAACCTCCACAGCCCCGGCAAGAAGTGTTAAAT TGGCTAAATGAGGAGAGAATTATCCAGCGGCTTGTGGAAATTGTACATCCATCTCAAGATGAAGAT AGGCATTCAAATGCATCACAGTCACTCTGTGAAATTATTCGTCTAAGCAGAGACCAGATGTTACAAGTACAGAACAGTTCAGAACCAGACCCACTGCTTGCAAGTCTAGAGAA ACAAGAAATCATAGAGCAGCTGCTGTCTAATAtctttcataaagaaaaaaatgaatctgCCATAGTCAGTGCAATCCAAATACTCTTGACCTTGCTTGAGACAAGACGACAGAC ATTTGAGGGCCATATAGAGATCTGTCCTCCAGGCATGAGCAATTCAACATATTCTGTCAACAAAAGTGTTTTAGAAGCCATAAAAGCACGCCTTTCATCCTTCCATGAACTCCTACTTGAGCCTCCAAAA aaaagtgtcATGAAGACAACCTGGGGTGTATTGGATCCACCTGTGGGAAACACACGTTTAAATGTGATTAGATTAATATCTAGCCTTTTACAGATGAATACAAGCAGTGTGAATCAGGAGCTTATAGAGCTTAACAGCATAGGAGTAATATTG gacATGTTCTTTAAATATACATGGAATAACTTTTTGCATACTCAAGTAGAAATTTGTATTGCATTGATTCTTGCAAGTCCTcttgaaagcacagaaaatggcACAATTACAGATCAGGATTCCACTGCGGACAATCTCTTATTGAAACAT CTCTTCCTTAAGTGCCAGTTAATAGAACGAATACTTGAAGCATGGGAGATGaatgagaagaaaca GGCTGAAGGAGGAAGGCGGCATGGCTATATGGGTCATCTTACAAGGATAGCAAACTGTATTGTGCATAGTACAGATAAGGGGCCAAACAGTACACTAGTCCAACAGCTCATTAAAG AGCTTCCAGAGGAGGTCAGAGAGCGATGGGAGACATTCTGCACAAGCTCTTTAGGAGAAACTAACAAGAGGAATACAGTGGACCTG GTTACTACCTGCCACATTCATTCTTCCAGTGATGATGAAATTGACTTTAAAGAAACAGGTTTCTCACAGGATTCTTCCTTGCAGCAG GCCTTTTCTGATTATCAGATGCAACAAATGACGTCCAATTTTATTGACCAGTTTGGCTTCAACGATGAGAAGTTCGCTGACCAAGATGACATCGGCAA TGTTTCTTTTGATCGGGTCTCAGACATCAACTTTACCCTCAATACAAATGAAAGT GGCAATATAGCCTTGTTTGAGGCATGCTGTAAGGAGCGGATACAGCAGTTTGATGATGGTGGCTCTGATGAAGAAGacatttgggaagaaaaacacattgcATTTACACCAGAGTCCCAGAGGCGTTCCAG TTCGGGCAGTACAGACAGTGAAGAAAGTACAGATTCTGAAGAGGAGGATGGAACAAAACAAGCGTTGTTTGAATCACACACCAATACAGAGGACAAAATGGAAGTAGACTTAAGTGAAC CACCAAACTGGTCAGCTAACTTTGATGTACCCATGGAGACTGCACATGGTGCCAATCTGGATTCTGTTGGGTCTGATGTGTGGAGTACGGAAGAACCTATGCCAGCAAAAGAAACTGGCTGGGCTTCATTTTCAGAGTTCACATCTTTGAG CTCAAAAGATTCCTTGAGAAGTAATTCTCCTGtggaaatggaaacaaacacaGACCCTATTGATCCCTTGAGTGCAAATGTAACTGCTCTTGCAACACAGCTAGAGA CCCCAGGAAGTGTTGCTATGGAGGCCAGCTCAGATGGAGAGGATGATGTAGAAAATGCAGACAAGGTAACTGAAACAGTAATGAATGGCAGCATGAAGGAGACACTGAGCCTTACTGTAGATGCTAAAACTGAAACAGCTGTTTTCAAAAG
- the PPP6R3 gene encoding serine/threonine-protein phosphatase 6 regulatory subunit 3 isoform X2, with translation MFAVTSMFWKFDLHSSSHIDTLLEREDVTLKELMDEEDVLQECKAQNRKLIEFLLKSECLEDLVSFIIEEPPQDMDEKIRYKYPNISCELLTSDVSQINDRLGEEESLLMKLYSFLLNESPLNPLLASFFSKVLSILISRKPEQIVDFLKRKHDFVDLIIKHIGTSAIMDLLLRLLTCIEPPQPRQEVLNWLNEERIIQRLVEIVHPSQDEDRHSNASQSLCEIIRLSRDQMLQVQNSSEPDPLLASLEKQEIIEQLLSNIFHKEKNESAIVSAIQILLTLLETRRQTFEGHIEICPPGMSNSTYSVNKSVLEAIKARLSSFHELLLEPPKKSVMKTTWGVLDPPVGNTRLNVIRLISSLLQMNTSSVNQELIELNSIGVILDMFFKYTWNNFLHTQVEICIALILASPLESTENGTITDQDSTADNLLLKHLFLKCQLIERILEAWEMNEKKQAEGGRRHGYMGHLTRIANCIVHSTDKGPNSTLVQQLIKELPEEVRERWETFCTSSLGETNKRNTVDLVTTCHIHSSSDDEIDFKETGFSQDSSLQQAFSDYQMQQMTSNFIDQFGFNDEKFADQDDIGNVSFDRVSDINFTLNTNESGNIALFEACCKERIQQFDDGGSDEEDIWEEKHIAFTPESQRRSSSGSTDSEESTDSEEEDGTKQALFESHTNTEDKMEVDLSEPPNWSANFDVPMETAHGANLDSVGSDVWSTEEPMPAKETGWASFSEFTSLSSKDSLRSNSPVEMETNTDPIDPLSANVTALATQLETPGSVAMEASSDGEDDVENADKVTETVMNGSMKETLSLTVDAKTETAVFKSEEGKLSTSQDASCKYVVEENTEVAEEAPSALQPTNSSPEQRTDQPTYLGEASVNGPV, from the exons ATGTTTGCAGTa ACCAGCATGTTTTGGAAATTTGATCTCCATTCGTCATCCCACATAGACACACTTCTAGAGAGAGAAGATGTAACACTGAAGGAATTGATGGATGAAGAGGATGTTCTGCAAGAGTGCAAGGCTCAGAATCGCAAACTTATAGagtttctgctgaagtcagaATGTTTGGAAGACTTAGTTTCATTTATTATCGAAGAGCCACCTCAAGATATGGATGAAAAGATTCGATATAA ATATCCAAACATATCGTGTGAGCTGCTTACATCAGATGTATCACAGATCAATgacaggctgggagaagaagaatCCTTACTTATGAAACTGTACAGCTTCCTCTTAAATGAatctcctctaaaccctttaCTGGCCAGTTTCTTCAGCAAGGTGCTAAGTATTCTCATAAGCAGAAAACCAGAACAG attgtggattttttaaagaggaaacaTGATTTTGTAGACCTCATTATTAAGCACATAGGGACCTCTGCTATCATGGACTTGTTGCTCAGGCTACTGACTTGCATAGAACCTCCACAGCCCCGGCAAGAAGTGTTAAAT TGGCTAAATGAGGAGAGAATTATCCAGCGGCTTGTGGAAATTGTACATCCATCTCAAGATGAAGAT AGGCATTCAAATGCATCACAGTCACTCTGTGAAATTATTCGTCTAAGCAGAGACCAGATGTTACAAGTACAGAACAGTTCAGAACCAGACCCACTGCTTGCAAGTCTAGAGAA ACAAGAAATCATAGAGCAGCTGCTGTCTAATAtctttcataaagaaaaaaatgaatctgCCATAGTCAGTGCAATCCAAATACTCTTGACCTTGCTTGAGACAAGACGACAGAC ATTTGAGGGCCATATAGAGATCTGTCCTCCAGGCATGAGCAATTCAACATATTCTGTCAACAAAAGTGTTTTAGAAGCCATAAAAGCACGCCTTTCATCCTTCCATGAACTCCTACTTGAGCCTCCAAAA aaaagtgtcATGAAGACAACCTGGGGTGTATTGGATCCACCTGTGGGAAACACACGTTTAAATGTGATTAGATTAATATCTAGCCTTTTACAGATGAATACAAGCAGTGTGAATCAGGAGCTTATAGAGCTTAACAGCATAGGAGTAATATTG gacATGTTCTTTAAATATACATGGAATAACTTTTTGCATACTCAAGTAGAAATTTGTATTGCATTGATTCTTGCAAGTCCTcttgaaagcacagaaaatggcACAATTACAGATCAGGATTCCACTGCGGACAATCTCTTATTGAAACAT CTCTTCCTTAAGTGCCAGTTAATAGAACGAATACTTGAAGCATGGGAGATGaatgagaagaaaca GGCTGAAGGAGGAAGGCGGCATGGCTATATGGGTCATCTTACAAGGATAGCAAACTGTATTGTGCATAGTACAGATAAGGGGCCAAACAGTACACTAGTCCAACAGCTCATTAAAG AGCTTCCAGAGGAGGTCAGAGAGCGATGGGAGACATTCTGCACAAGCTCTTTAGGAGAAACTAACAAGAGGAATACAGTGGACCTG GTTACTACCTGCCACATTCATTCTTCCAGTGATGATGAAATTGACTTTAAAGAAACAGGTTTCTCACAGGATTCTTCCTTGCAGCAG GCCTTTTCTGATTATCAGATGCAACAAATGACGTCCAATTTTATTGACCAGTTTGGCTTCAACGATGAGAAGTTCGCTGACCAAGATGACATCGGCAA TGTTTCTTTTGATCGGGTCTCAGACATCAACTTTACCCTCAATACAAATGAAAGT GGCAATATAGCCTTGTTTGAGGCATGCTGTAAGGAGCGGATACAGCAGTTTGATGATGGTGGCTCTGATGAAGAAGacatttgggaagaaaaacacattgcATTTACACCAGAGTCCCAGAGGCGTTCCAG TTCGGGCAGTACAGACAGTGAAGAAAGTACAGATTCTGAAGAGGAGGATGGAACAAAACAAGCGTTGTTTGAATCACACACCAATACAGAGGACAAAATGGAAGTAGACTTAAGTGAAC CACCAAACTGGTCAGCTAACTTTGATGTACCCATGGAGACTGCACATGGTGCCAATCTGGATTCTGTTGGGTCTGATGTGTGGAGTACGGAAGAACCTATGCCAGCAAAAGAAACTGGCTGGGCTTCATTTTCAGAGTTCACATCTTTGAG CTCAAAAGATTCCTTGAGAAGTAATTCTCCTGtggaaatggaaacaaacacaGACCCTATTGATCCCTTGAGTGCAAATGTAACTGCTCTTGCAACACAGCTAGAGA CCCCAGGAAGTGTTGCTATGGAGGCCAGCTCAGATGGAGAGGATGATGTAGAAAATGCAGACAAGGTAACTGAAACAGTAATGAATGGCAGCATGAAGGAGACACTGAGCCTTACTGTAGATGCTAAAACTGAAACAGCTGTTTTCAAAAG
- the PPP6R3 gene encoding serine/threonine-protein phosphatase 6 regulatory subunit 3 isoform X5, translating to MFAVTSMFWKFDLHSSSHIDTLLEREDVTLKELMDEEDVLQECKAQNRKLIEFLLKSECLEDLVSFIIEEPPQDMDEKIRYKYPNISCELLTSDVSQINDRLGEEESLLMKLYSFLLNESPLNPLLASFFSKVLSILISRKPEQIVDFLKRKHDFVDLIIKHIGTSAIMDLLLRLLTCIEPPQPRQEVLNWLNEERIIQRLVEIVHPSQDEDRHSNASQSLCEIIRLSRDQMLQVQNSSEPDPLLASLEKQEIIEQLLSNIFHKEKNESAIVSAIQILLTLLETRRQTFEGHIEICPPGMSNSTYSVNKSVLEAIKARLSSFHELLLEPPKKSVMKTTWGVLDPPVGNTRLNVIRLISSLLQMNTSSVNQELIELNSIGVILDMFFKYTWNNFLHTQVEICIALILASPLESTENGTITDQDSTADNLLLKHLFLKCQLIERILEAWEMNEKKQAEGGRRHGYMGHLTRIANCIVHSTDKGPNSTLVQQLIKELPEEVRERWETFCTSSLGETNKRNTVDLVTTCHIHSSSDDEIDFKETGFSQDSSLQQFGFNDEKFADQDDIGNVSFDRVSDINFTLNTNESGNIALFEACCKERIQQFDDGGSDEEDIWEEKHIAFTPESQRRSSSGSTDSEESTDSEEEDGTKQALFESHTNTEDKMEVDLSEPPNWSANFDVPMETAHGANLDSVGSDVWSTEEPMPAKETGWASFSEFTSLSSKDSLRSNSPVEMETNTDPIDPLSANVTALATQLETPGSVAMEASSDGEDDVENADKVTETVMNGSMKETLSLTVDAKTETAVFKSEEGKLSTSQDASCKYVVEENTEVAEEAPSALQPTNSSPEQRTDQPTYLGEASVNGPV from the exons ATGTTTGCAGTa ACCAGCATGTTTTGGAAATTTGATCTCCATTCGTCATCCCACATAGACACACTTCTAGAGAGAGAAGATGTAACACTGAAGGAATTGATGGATGAAGAGGATGTTCTGCAAGAGTGCAAGGCTCAGAATCGCAAACTTATAGagtttctgctgaagtcagaATGTTTGGAAGACTTAGTTTCATTTATTATCGAAGAGCCACCTCAAGATATGGATGAAAAGATTCGATATAA ATATCCAAACATATCGTGTGAGCTGCTTACATCAGATGTATCACAGATCAATgacaggctgggagaagaagaatCCTTACTTATGAAACTGTACAGCTTCCTCTTAAATGAatctcctctaaaccctttaCTGGCCAGTTTCTTCAGCAAGGTGCTAAGTATTCTCATAAGCAGAAAACCAGAACAG attgtggattttttaaagaggaaacaTGATTTTGTAGACCTCATTATTAAGCACATAGGGACCTCTGCTATCATGGACTTGTTGCTCAGGCTACTGACTTGCATAGAACCTCCACAGCCCCGGCAAGAAGTGTTAAAT TGGCTAAATGAGGAGAGAATTATCCAGCGGCTTGTGGAAATTGTACATCCATCTCAAGATGAAGAT AGGCATTCAAATGCATCACAGTCACTCTGTGAAATTATTCGTCTAAGCAGAGACCAGATGTTACAAGTACAGAACAGTTCAGAACCAGACCCACTGCTTGCAAGTCTAGAGAA ACAAGAAATCATAGAGCAGCTGCTGTCTAATAtctttcataaagaaaaaaatgaatctgCCATAGTCAGTGCAATCCAAATACTCTTGACCTTGCTTGAGACAAGACGACAGAC ATTTGAGGGCCATATAGAGATCTGTCCTCCAGGCATGAGCAATTCAACATATTCTGTCAACAAAAGTGTTTTAGAAGCCATAAAAGCACGCCTTTCATCCTTCCATGAACTCCTACTTGAGCCTCCAAAA aaaagtgtcATGAAGACAACCTGGGGTGTATTGGATCCACCTGTGGGAAACACACGTTTAAATGTGATTAGATTAATATCTAGCCTTTTACAGATGAATACAAGCAGTGTGAATCAGGAGCTTATAGAGCTTAACAGCATAGGAGTAATATTG gacATGTTCTTTAAATATACATGGAATAACTTTTTGCATACTCAAGTAGAAATTTGTATTGCATTGATTCTTGCAAGTCCTcttgaaagcacagaaaatggcACAATTACAGATCAGGATTCCACTGCGGACAATCTCTTATTGAAACAT CTCTTCCTTAAGTGCCAGTTAATAGAACGAATACTTGAAGCATGGGAGATGaatgagaagaaaca GGCTGAAGGAGGAAGGCGGCATGGCTATATGGGTCATCTTACAAGGATAGCAAACTGTATTGTGCATAGTACAGATAAGGGGCCAAACAGTACACTAGTCCAACAGCTCATTAAAG AGCTTCCAGAGGAGGTCAGAGAGCGATGGGAGACATTCTGCACAAGCTCTTTAGGAGAAACTAACAAGAGGAATACAGTGGACCTG GTTACTACCTGCCACATTCATTCTTCCAGTGATGATGAAATTGACTTTAAAGAAACAGGTTTCTCACAGGATTCTTCCTTGCAGCAG TTTGGCTTCAACGATGAGAAGTTCGCTGACCAAGATGACATCGGCAA TGTTTCTTTTGATCGGGTCTCAGACATCAACTTTACCCTCAATACAAATGAAAGT GGCAATATAGCCTTGTTTGAGGCATGCTGTAAGGAGCGGATACAGCAGTTTGATGATGGTGGCTCTGATGAAGAAGacatttgggaagaaaaacacattgcATTTACACCAGAGTCCCAGAGGCGTTCCAG TTCGGGCAGTACAGACAGTGAAGAAAGTACAGATTCTGAAGAGGAGGATGGAACAAAACAAGCGTTGTTTGAATCACACACCAATACAGAGGACAAAATGGAAGTAGACTTAAGTGAAC CACCAAACTGGTCAGCTAACTTTGATGTACCCATGGAGACTGCACATGGTGCCAATCTGGATTCTGTTGGGTCTGATGTGTGGAGTACGGAAGAACCTATGCCAGCAAAAGAAACTGGCTGGGCTTCATTTTCAGAGTTCACATCTTTGAG CTCAAAAGATTCCTTGAGAAGTAATTCTCCTGtggaaatggaaacaaacacaGACCCTATTGATCCCTTGAGTGCAAATGTAACTGCTCTTGCAACACAGCTAGAGA CCCCAGGAAGTGTTGCTATGGAGGCCAGCTCAGATGGAGAGGATGATGTAGAAAATGCAGACAAGGTAACTGAAACAGTAATGAATGGCAGCATGAAGGAGACACTGAGCCTTACTGTAGATGCTAAAACTGAAACAGCTGTTTTCAAAAG